The Pseudarthrobacter defluvii DNA window GGCGGCAATGGAGAACTGCCGGGTGACGATGCCCGGAACGTCCTTGTGCTCCTCCGCGAGCTTCATGGCCAGGTGGGTGCCGCCCAGGAGGTTGCCCAGGGTGGCTGCTTCATCGCTGGTGAGCGGAATCGAGGCCTGGCAGGTATCGGGGTCATCCCAGGTGGAGACGATGAGTTCCGTCTGGCCTTCCCGGAGCTCCACGACGCCGATGCGGCGTCCGGAGGCGGTCATGAAATCCTTCCGGCGGCCCAGGCCGGGAAGGTTTGTTTCATCCACATTCATAGCTCCAGCCTAGTCTGCCTTGCAGCACTTGGCGGGGCCCCAGGAACAGGGCCGGAACGGGGTGTTTCAGCTGGCGGGGACCACGGCGATGGGGGCCTTTTCCGGCGGCTTCACCGGCAGCAGCACCAGGAGCCCCGCGAGAAGGACCACCATAATGCCCAGGATGCCCCAGCGCTGTGCCTGGCCGGCGGGCACCAGCGGGGTAGCCAGGGTGATGCAGAGCGTGAACAAAGCCGGTGCCAGGAAGCTGACGGCCCGGCCGGTGGTGGCATACAGGCCGAAGAGCTCGCCGGACTCCCCGTGCGGCGCCAGCCTGGCAAGGTAGGCGCGGGACGAGGACTGCGCGGGTCCGACGAACAGGCAGAGGAACAGTCCGAACACCCAAAACGTGGTGCTGCCCGCCCATTGCATGCCGAAGAAGGAATAGTTGCCGTTGCCAAGGGCCAGGATTGCGGTCCCGGCAACGAGGAGCCCCACCAGGGAGCCGGTGATGACGGCCTTGGGCCCCACCTTGTCGTCCAGGAATCCGCCGATGACCGCGCCGATAGCCGCCACCACGTTCCCGAAGATGGCGAAGAAGATCACCTGGGACAGGGCAAAGCCGAAGGTGCCGGCAGCGATGATCCCGCCGAAAGTGAAGACGGCGGCCAGCCCGTCCCGGAAGACGGCGCTGGCCAGGAGGAAGTAGATGGTGTGCGGGCTGGTGGCGTAGAT harbors:
- a CDS encoding cation:proton antiporter regulatory subunit; protein product: MNVDETNLPGLGRRKDFMTASGRRIGVVELREGQTELIVSTWDDPDTCQASIPLTSDEAATLGNLLGGTHLAMKLAEEHKDVPGIVTRQFSIAADSPFQNQPMGKACIRTRCGVSIVAIMREGEVLPSPGPDVVLHPGDLLVAVGTQEGLDSAAHILRHG